Proteins encoded within one genomic window of Citrobacter amalonaticus Y19:
- a CDS encoding WbuC family cupin fold metalloprotein: MRVITRTELHELYDNARKSERLRAHSLLHSSHDDKVQRLLIGLIKGSYVEPHFHELPHQWEMFIVMEGKIKVCLYNQSGAVVSEFVAGDNADTSVVEISPGDIHSVECISEQALMMEVKEGPFDSNYAKVFPDW, translated from the coding sequence ATGCGTGTCATCACTCGTACCGAGTTGCATGAGTTATATGATAATGCCCGAAAATCGGAAAGGCTGCGTGCACATTCACTTTTGCATTCCAGTCATGATGACAAAGTTCAGCGCCTGCTTATTGGCCTGATTAAAGGTAGCTATGTTGAACCCCATTTTCATGAATTGCCCCATCAGTGGGAAATGTTTATTGTAATGGAAGGCAAGATAAAGGTCTGTCTTTACAATCAATCGGGAGCGGTCGTGAGTGAGTTTGTTGCTGGCGACAATGCGGATACTTCTGTTGTTGAAATCTCTCCGGGAGATATACATAGTGTGGAGTGTATATCTGAACAAGCACTGATGATGGAAGTTAAGGAAGGTCCGTTTGACTCGAATTATGCCAAGGTCTTTCCAGACTGGTAA